A single window of Leptospira wolffii serovar Khorat str. Khorat-H2 DNA harbors:
- a CDS encoding LA_2444/LA_4059 family outer membrane protein has protein sequence MKTIPGSPTFLVLILAILLFASSLTAQSNAKLPDPDLLEKEADELEYQAGKSQNQAERRRLALQAAEKRKLAVDTRNEMHDRELQKPYDKPTFEFQFGALHSTWESEALARSKNVGLNSYNAFLNYNGTYQNAAASASGSGLNPNLLNDNLTLYSNPQGNTKTAFPVRVTYLNQSKSFGIELNYLDLKMRPSYTSADVVPNLSALAPVQYHSQEYRRQDYSLNFAWYMATATGRIGLAVGARNLDISSKEYGNIPGNYGYGRSSEKAGGLGPQIGLRIFKNFSANLVGHFRADYFRTLGHYDRTTEGVLNGINGPYILNTSPLGGLKENVISRTGYEIDTGISLLRTRWLKYTLGFQFTELISKVSGYNYNPTVFPGAPGDVLFLNQFSKPLDQFATGSALQKEVHDKFYGFYLSVSLIL, from the coding sequence TTGAAAACGATTCCAGGGTCCCCCACTTTCTTAGTCTTAATTTTAGCGATTCTACTTTTCGCCTCTTCCCTAACGGCACAGTCGAACGCAAAACTTCCGGATCCGGATCTTCTAGAAAAGGAAGCGGACGAACTGGAATACCAGGCAGGGAAATCCCAAAACCAGGCGGAAAGAAGAAGGCTAGCACTGCAAGCCGCGGAAAAAAGAAAATTGGCGGTAGATACCCGAAACGAAATGCACGATCGGGAATTGCAGAAGCCTTACGACAAGCCCACTTTCGAATTCCAATTCGGAGCGCTACATTCCACTTGGGAATCGGAGGCTTTGGCAAGAAGCAAAAACGTAGGATTGAATTCTTACAATGCCTTCCTAAATTATAACGGAACCTATCAAAATGCCGCCGCTTCTGCTAGCGGTTCGGGACTGAATCCGAATCTATTAAACGATAATCTTACCTTATATTCCAATCCTCAAGGAAACACGAAGACCGCATTTCCGGTTCGAGTCACATATTTGAATCAATCCAAGTCCTTCGGTATAGAATTGAATTATTTGGATTTGAAGATGCGCCCTTCTTATACGAGTGCGGACGTGGTTCCCAATCTATCCGCTTTGGCTCCGGTGCAGTATCATTCTCAGGAATACAGAAGGCAGGACTATTCTCTTAATTTCGCCTGGTACATGGCAACCGCAACGGGAAGAATCGGACTAGCGGTAGGAGCCCGGAATCTGGATATCAGCTCCAAAGAATACGGAAATATTCCCGGGAATTACGGATACGGTCGTTCTTCGGAAAAAGCCGGTGGATTGGGTCCGCAAATCGGTCTTCGCATCTTTAAGAATTTCAGCGCCAATTTAGTCGGTCATTTTAGAGCGGACTATTTCCGAACCCTAGGGCATTACGATCGAACGACGGAAGGTGTTTTAAACGGAATCAACGGACCGTATATCTTAAACACTTCTCCACTTGGTGGCTTAAAGGAAAACGTAATCAGCAGAACGGGATACGAAATCGATACAGGTATCTCCTTATTACGTACACGCTGGTTAAAGTACACTTTGGGATTCCAATTCACGGAATTGATTTCGAAAGTATCCGGGTACAATTATAATCCGACCGTATTTCCGGGAGCACCGGGAGACGTTTTATTTCTAAACCAATTCTCTAAGCCGTTAGATCAATTCGCGACCGGCTCCGCCCTCCAAAAAGAAGTACATGATAAATTCTACGGATTTTATCTAAGCGTTTCTTTGATTCTGTAG
- a CDS encoding formylglycine-generating enzyme family protein: protein MFRGKIATILVLLFVLFSSGARESQEKETESSDTRKTVLWTGQILSVYRNKGKAKIRIDRNSYFAERSEEEIRAILSEKASLPLLRKPKLEEIGFFEIENIEIEFGTVGRKTRPISIELRGKFSLAEGNPERLISAGLLIGAYGQETFYREPTSFDATDNVRNRLPKTILHAKDGKEMVLVHSGYDSGGKILYEHMGYFLYGQGNDSSEDSYNPYFGNPERSNLEELPSFYIDKYEVTNKEYNKFLKETGTPAPPHWENGIFPKGKEYHPVTNLTYREAESYANWAGKKLPSEWQWEKAARGTGLVWRLLKNESYEFVSQPIDYPFGNEFDPELCNTRESGRKGTLSIYDLPSKGQSPYGAIGMCGNVAEWTSSPYVPYPGHRPLTGRYGKHLKVIRGGSYSLSREEAKAYARDFGGIPNLQNDRKAGFRLIIEAKN, encoded by the coding sequence ATGTTCCGGGGAAAAATCGCGACCATCTTGGTTTTATTATTCGTATTATTCTCCTCCGGGGCGAGAGAAAGCCAGGAAAAAGAAACCGAATCCTCGGATACCAGAAAGACCGTTCTCTGGACGGGGCAGATTCTTTCCGTTTATAGAAATAAAGGCAAAGCTAAGATACGTATAGATCGTAATTCCTACTTTGCGGAACGCAGCGAAGAAGAAATCCGAGCTATCCTGAGCGAAAAGGCCTCCCTCCCTTTATTAAGAAAACCTAAGTTAGAAGAAATAGGATTCTTCGAAATAGAGAATATCGAAATAGAATTCGGAACCGTAGGTCGTAAGACTAGACCGATCTCGATAGAACTTAGAGGCAAATTCTCCCTTGCGGAAGGCAATCCGGAGCGATTGATTAGCGCCGGTCTTTTAATCGGAGCGTACGGACAGGAAACTTTCTATAGAGAGCCTACTAGTTTCGACGCCACCGACAATGTTCGGAACCGACTACCGAAAACCATTCTTCATGCAAAAGACGGAAAAGAAATGGTGTTAGTCCACTCCGGATACGATTCCGGCGGAAAAATACTCTATGAACACATGGGATATTTCCTTTACGGACAGGGAAACGATTCCTCCGAAGACAGTTATAATCCCTATTTCGGAAATCCGGAAAGAAGCAACTTAGAGGAATTACCCTCCTTCTATATAGATAAATACGAAGTCACCAATAAAGAATATAATAAATTCTTAAAGGAAACCGGCACACCTGCCCCGCCTCACTGGGAAAACGGGATTTTTCCCAAGGGCAAGGAATACCATCCTGTCACGAACCTGACGTATAGAGAAGCCGAGTCTTATGCAAACTGGGCCGGTAAAAAACTGCCTTCGGAATGGCAATGGGAAAAAGCGGCCCGAGGAACGGGACTCGTGTGGAGACTGCTGAAAAACGAAAGCTACGAGTTCGTCTCCCAGCCGATCGATTATCCTTTCGGAAACGAGTTCGACCCGGAGCTATGCAATACTCGGGAAAGCGGTAGAAAAGGAACGCTTTCCATTTACGATCTTCCGAGCAAGGGCCAAAGTCCTTACGGTGCGATCGGAATGTGTGGTAATGTGGCGGAGTGGACGAGCTCTCCTTACGTTCCTTATCCGGGACATAGACCCCTTACCGGTAGATACGGAAAACACCTGAAAGTCATCCGAGGCGGCTCCTATTCCTTGAGTCGAGAAGAAGCCAAGGCTTACGCCAGGGACTTCGGAGGAATTCCGAATTTGCAAAACGATCGTAAGGCCGGTTTCAGGCTTATTATAGAAGCCAAAAATTGA
- a CDS encoding ankyrin repeat domain-containing protein translates to MDWNDLFRAVKTGNNGTLRALLAEAATRDGFAEEFPELRDSYGCGLLYWAIKEGNREATTLLLEYGSDPNETSSRGETALLLALESENEELAKILLDYGSDPELRDMDGNTPLTRGVSSGKLEVVEILFDLPSHVPDIESRNGEGYSPLLLAVDLGHYEIAEYLVAKGADPKKKNSEGRSILHLTALHNDYEILDLFSENKEVRSLLEDRDQDGNTPLLLSALYDSVECLERLINLGADPLAKNLSGKTAKEEADRMKFHHTLKIIDKATITLLFRASSEGNLDIVEKILSNGYDAEVRDMLGRTPLLLAVKSGKAELVELLVKNGASPYSTDKEGNSPLALAEVSESPTIHQIFKPFLDSQEGKS, encoded by the coding sequence TTGGACTGGAACGATCTTTTTCGGGCAGTAAAAACGGGAAACAACGGAACTCTTCGCGCTCTTTTAGCCGAGGCCGCAACCAGAGACGGATTTGCGGAAGAATTTCCCGAGCTAAGAGATTCATACGGTTGCGGATTGCTCTACTGGGCGATCAAAGAAGGCAACCGAGAAGCTACCACACTTCTCTTAGAATACGGATCCGATCCCAATGAAACCAGTTCCCGAGGAGAGACTGCTCTTCTTCTCGCGTTAGAATCGGAGAACGAAGAACTCGCAAAAATTCTTTTAGATTACGGCTCTGACCCCGAACTCCGGGATATGGACGGCAATACTCCTTTAACCCGCGGAGTCAGCTCCGGAAAATTGGAAGTGGTCGAAATCCTATTCGATCTTCCCAGTCATGTTCCGGATATAGAGTCCCGAAACGGAGAAGGATATTCTCCCCTTCTTCTCGCGGTCGACCTAGGACATTACGAAATCGCGGAATATTTGGTCGCAAAAGGAGCGGATCCTAAGAAAAAAAATTCGGAAGGCAGAAGCATTCTTCACTTAACCGCTCTGCATAACGATTACGAGATCTTGGATCTATTCTCGGAAAACAAAGAAGTGAGATCCTTGTTGGAAGATCGGGACCAGGATGGTAATACTCCCCTACTTCTGTCCGCTCTTTACGATAGCGTGGAATGTTTGGAAAGGCTCATCAATCTGGGTGCGGATCCCTTGGCAAAGAATCTAAGCGGAAAAACCGCAAAAGAAGAAGCCGACCGAATGAAGTTCCACCATACCCTAAAAATCATAGACAAGGCTACGATCACATTGCTCTTCCGTGCCTCTTCGGAAGGAAATTTGGATATAGTGGAAAAAATTCTAAGCAACGGTTACGATGCGGAAGTAAGAGATATGCTCGGACGCACTCCTCTTTTACTGGCCGTTAAATCGGGAAAGGCGGAACTAGTAGAACTACTTGTGAAGAATGGAGCTTCTCCTTATTCCACGGACAAGGAAGGAAATTCTCCTTTAGCCTTAGCGGAAGTATCGGAAAGCCCTACGATACATCAGATCTTCAAGCCCTTTCTGGACTCCCAGGAAGGTAAATCTTAG
- the mazG gene encoding nucleoside triphosphate pyrophosphohydrolase, with protein MKAPNPNDYPGYLSYLQDITAKLRSPEGCPWDKEQTHLTLIPYLIEESQETVEALLKGDDEHSKEELGDLLFQVVLHAQIASERRAFDLEDVAKDVAEKLVLRHPHVFDPETGKIGSADEVVANWDSFKEKEKQLRNKKTDSKKSILAGVPETFPSLLKAEKYQKKAAKSGFDWENVKGVEEKLIEELNEFLEEVRAVEDPSANQVRIEEELGDLLFTIVNLARKLGISSESALTRTNTKFKRRIEYIESELSKSEKEFSETPLSELEILWNRAKTSLGKGSADSIQEKQYAVSDLIRGLSSYFIWKEISESDWPKSFLFSHKSKEYKLVFSVFGSMTLIPDSDPWGRKGQPIFYLNLTESNRGTWTDLDGSEYGKADSIYDAILTSIDIYQKGILKSKG; from the coding sequence ATGAAGGCACCGAATCCGAACGATTATCCCGGTTATCTTTCCTATCTCCAAGACATAACCGCTAAACTTAGAAGTCCGGAAGGCTGTCCTTGGGATAAGGAACAGACCCATCTCACTCTCATACCTTATCTGATCGAGGAATCCCAAGAGACCGTAGAGGCTCTTTTGAAAGGGGACGACGAGCATAGCAAGGAAGAATTAGGAGATCTCCTTTTTCAGGTAGTACTGCACGCCCAGATAGCTTCGGAAAGAAGAGCGTTCGATTTGGAAGATGTCGCCAAGGACGTTGCCGAAAAATTAGTCCTACGTCACCCTCATGTATTCGATCCGGAAACCGGAAAGATAGGTTCCGCCGACGAGGTGGTCGCCAACTGGGATTCATTCAAAGAAAAAGAAAAACAACTAAGAAATAAAAAAACGGACTCTAAGAAATCCATCTTAGCAGGAGTACCGGAAACGTTTCCTTCCCTTCTAAAAGCGGAGAAATACCAAAAGAAAGCCGCTAAATCGGGCTTCGATTGGGAGAACGTAAAAGGGGTCGAAGAAAAGCTCATCGAAGAGTTGAACGAATTCTTAGAAGAAGTTCGTGCGGTCGAGGATCCTTCGGCAAATCAGGTTCGGATCGAAGAAGAATTGGGAGACCTTCTCTTTACGATCGTGAATCTGGCTAGAAAATTAGGAATCTCCTCGGAATCGGCCCTCACTAGAACGAATACGAAATTCAAAAGAAGAATAGAATATATCGAATCCGAACTTTCTAAATCCGAAAAGGAATTCTCGGAGACACCTCTCTCAGAATTGGAAATATTATGGAACCGCGCTAAAACTTCCTTAGGAAAGGGATCGGCGGATTCGATCCAAGAAAAACAATATGCGGTCTCGGACCTGATAAGAGGATTATCCTCTTACTTCATATGGAAAGAAATTTCAGAATCGGATTGGCCGAAGTCTTTCCTCTTCTCACATAAATCCAAAGAATATAAACTCGTATTTTCCGTATTCGGATCCATGACTCTGATCCCCGATTCCGACCCTTGGGGAAGAAAAGGACAGCCCATATTCTATTTGAACCTAACCGAATCGAATCGAGGAACTTGGACCGATTTGGACGGATCGGAATACGGCAAAGCCGACTCCATTTACGACGCAATTCTTACATCTATTGATATCTATCAAAAAGGAATTTTGAAGTCCAAGGGATAG
- a CDS encoding TIGR00730 family Rossman fold protein: protein MKPAICVFCGSRPGKDPRYLQAAEYLGHLLASEGIGLVYGGATSGLMGAIADSVLEKSGTVIGVLPEFLSHKEIAHKKITELILVPTMHERKLLMYEKSFAFIALPGGIGTLEELVEVTSWNQLGVLSKPIGLLNVNGFFDSHLAQMDHMVDQGFLDSQTRDWIDVSGDPDELLERILKRTRL, encoded by the coding sequence ATGAAACCAGCTATTTGCGTCTTCTGCGGTTCCCGTCCGGGAAAAGACCCGCGTTATTTGCAGGCGGCCGAATACCTCGGTCATCTTTTAGCCTCGGAAGGAATCGGGTTGGTTTACGGTGGAGCCACTTCCGGACTGATGGGTGCCATAGCGGATTCCGTCTTGGAAAAGAGCGGCACGGTGATAGGAGTGCTACCGGAGTTTCTCTCTCATAAGGAGATCGCTCACAAAAAGATTACCGAGTTGATCTTAGTTCCCACAATGCACGAAAGAAAGCTTCTCATGTATGAAAAATCTTTCGCATTTATCGCCTTGCCGGGAGGCATAGGAACTCTGGAAGAATTGGTGGAGGTGACTTCTTGGAACCAATTGGGAGTTCTTTCCAAACCTATAGGTTTATTGAATGTGAACGGTTTCTTCGATTCTCATCTGGCCCAAATGGACCATATGGTGGACCAAGGATTCTTGGACTCCCAGACCAGAGATTGGATCGACGTCAGCGGCGATCCTGACGAACTTCTGGAACGTATCCTAAAAAGAACTAGACTCTAA
- a CDS encoding DUF6580 family putative transport protein encodes MALSRNLVAFVLLSVAVISRFLPHLPNFTPVLAISLFAGVYFSNRWLALGLPMGIMFLSDLWIGLHDLMPVVYGLFLLFAVVGMYLKERLNPISLGLAGFLGSVTFFIVTNFFVWLTSGMYTLDGNGFVACYVAALPFFKYALLGDAVYIPALFGTFYLLERSGFVTSPQAA; translated from the coding sequence ATGGCTCTATCAAGAAATTTAGTAGCATTCGTATTACTCTCGGTTGCCGTTATCAGCCGCTTCCTTCCCCATTTACCGAACTTTACTCCGGTATTAGCGATCTCCTTATTCGCAGGAGTATATTTCTCCAATCGTTGGCTCGCTTTAGGATTGCCTATGGGTATCATGTTCTTAAGCGACTTATGGATCGGTCTACATGACTTAATGCCTGTCGTTTACGGATTGTTCCTGCTCTTTGCAGTTGTGGGAATGTATCTGAAGGAGAGATTGAATCCGATCTCTCTCGGACTCGCAGGTTTCTTGGGTTCGGTAACCTTCTTTATCGTTACGAATTTCTTCGTGTGGCTGACTTCCGGAATGTACACCTTGGATGGAAACGGTTTTGTCGCTTGTTATGTTGCAGCTCTGCCTTTCTTTAAATACGCTCTATTGGGCGACGCGGTTTATATTCCCGCATTATTCGGAACCTTCTATCTTTTGGAAAGATCGGGATTCGTTACTTCCCCTCAAGCAGCTTAA
- a CDS encoding DUF2889 domain-containing protein produces MALSQLKQKIRYKDCGFQRRYESRYYWFPEESPPTCLIEVSQRDPYHDMTLYMLVNLATMKIIDIDVEEDRVPYETCPHAIKSYSYLIGEDISYNKIMRKFPEDKTIGCLHINELLQNAAQSFSSAYAFFLKERNFPPEWDEYRMYQGNMDAKSRREIGRHWWMKDKGVRNSCYSFSDRHETQEIKQQVKPLDSITTLMVKEFRSARTDKTES; encoded by the coding sequence ATGGCGCTATCCCAACTCAAACAAAAGATCCGTTACAAGGACTGCGGTTTCCAGCGCAGATACGAGAGTCGGTATTATTGGTTTCCGGAAGAGAGCCCTCCCACCTGCTTGATAGAAGTCAGTCAAAGGGATCCCTACCACGACATGACTCTATACATGCTCGTAAATCTTGCTACGATGAAAATCATCGACATAGACGTGGAAGAAGATCGGGTTCCTTACGAAACTTGTCCTCATGCAATCAAATCGTATTCGTATCTGATCGGAGAAGATATCTCTTATAATAAGATAATGCGAAAGTTTCCCGAAGACAAGACTATAGGTTGTCTTCATATCAACGAGCTTCTACAAAATGCCGCCCAAAGTTTCTCCTCCGCCTATGCCTTCTTTTTGAAAGAGAGAAATTTTCCGCCCGAGTGGGACGAATACAGAATGTATCAGGGAAATATGGACGCAAAATCCCGCCGGGAAATCGGACGCCATTGGTGGATGAAAGACAAAGGAGTCAGAAATTCCTGCTATAGCTTTTCCGACCGACACGAGACCCAGGAAATCAAACAACAAGTGAAACCTCTTGACAGTATTACTACACTGATGGTAAAAGAATTTCGAAGCGCTCGGACAGACAAAACGGAGTCCTAA
- a CDS encoding M23 family metallopeptidase has translation MLVRILLIPILFCVSLPIRSQAPSSCDPKNVCTWIETTENENAVFIQAKSLPEGTHMTVHTSVEGSEAETIPPTPFSVVLEGPEIRKLLVLRRKEGADPSGSIRILTVSYFGKLKAEHDSTYTYTLPYEGKSWISTGYNSGNDHRGDAAYSLDFTLAEGTPLLAARNGTVVETEDKYTLGEKDPSLIDKANRIVIEHPDGTVAIYGHLKPQGVLVKRGDKVIAGQRIGFSGNTGYSSGPHLHFEVYRPEENRRKTSFATPFLTEAGESEFLTEENAYWSPEQERFPGFPITNVNGICIGSNEPKEDRTSVCVPKIRTKRPFYLTLPIYKSGPYVFQADFIGPAGGKPILTLKDKIPAGITSIVWRIPPQSKSGKYKIRFQLEEKEIGERDFQILP, from the coding sequence ATGCTAGTTCGCATTCTTCTAATTCCGATCCTTTTCTGCGTTAGCCTGCCCATCCGCTCGCAAGCGCCTTCAAGCTGTGATCCTAAAAACGTATGCACATGGATCGAGACGACGGAAAACGAGAATGCGGTTTTTATCCAGGCCAAATCCTTGCCGGAAGGAACTCATATGACCGTTCATACGAGTGTGGAAGGCTCGGAAGCGGAAACGATTCCTCCTACTCCATTTTCTGTCGTCTTAGAAGGCCCGGAGATCCGAAAACTTTTGGTCCTCCGAAGGAAAGAAGGTGCCGACCCTTCCGGATCGATCCGAATTCTAACCGTTTCCTATTTCGGAAAACTGAAGGCCGAACACGATTCTACCTATACTTATACATTACCGTACGAAGGAAAATCCTGGATCTCCACAGGATATAATAGCGGTAACGATCACAGAGGAGACGCCGCGTATTCCTTAGATTTCACTTTGGCGGAAGGAACTCCCTTACTTGCCGCTAGAAACGGAACGGTTGTGGAGACAGAGGACAAATACACTCTGGGAGAAAAAGATCCCAGTCTCATCGATAAAGCGAATCGAATCGTCATAGAACATCCGGATGGAACCGTCGCCATTTACGGACATCTAAAGCCCCAAGGAGTTCTCGTAAAACGAGGAGATAAGGTAATCGCAGGACAAAGAATCGGTTTCTCCGGAAATACCGGATATAGTTCGGGACCGCATTTGCATTTCGAAGTCTATCGTCCCGAAGAGAATCGGAGAAAGACTTCCTTTGCGACGCCGTTTCTGACCGAGGCGGGAGAAAGCGAATTTTTAACCGAAGAGAATGCTTACTGGTCTCCTGAACAGGAAAGATTTCCCGGATTTCCGATCACGAATGTGAACGGAATCTGTATAGGAAGCAACGAACCCAAGGAAGATCGAACTTCCGTATGCGTCCCTAAGATCAGAACTAAGCGGCCCTTCTACTTGACTTTACCTATTTATAAATCCGGGCCGTATGTTTTCCAAGCCGACTTTATAGGACCGGCAGGAGGAAAACCGATCCTAACCTTGAAGGACAAAATCCCCGCGGGAATCACATCCATCGTTTGGAGAATTCCTCCCCAATCCAAAAGCGGAAAATACAAGATCCGATTCCAATTAGAAGAAAAGGAAATCGGAGAACGGGATTTTCAAATCCTTCCTTGA
- a CDS encoding AEC family transporter, producing MSNFVVIGICFLLGILFRWKGKFPADSHKVINTFIIYVSLPCMEFSPLRHASLEGQFLVLASMPWLLFGVGLLFFFGLGRIFRWETSTIVCLCLCAGLGNTSFLGIPLIESYYSKEGLSSVLIIDQLGTFLVLAIPGTYLGTRIMHLRGEKRISLWRALFSFPPFLALLFSIASRPIPVPLEVENAISRIGDTLIPLALFSVGYQLPGTINVNSDKANAENSKEDFRAPLWFALAFKLLLGPILVWLGYGIFFRHFGQTIHSESGNLLRDFKILIMEAGMAPMITGSLLAAEWGLSPRLAISLLGIGIPLSFLTTMGLYCLLENWAWTGTIFFGQ from the coding sequence ATGTCTAATTTCGTCGTGATCGGTATCTGTTTCCTTCTCGGAATATTATTCCGATGGAAGGGAAAATTTCCCGCCGATTCTCATAAGGTCATCAATACCTTCATCATCTACGTTTCCCTTCCCTGCATGGAATTTTCTCCATTGCGTCATGCATCTTTAGAAGGACAATTTCTGGTCTTAGCGTCCATGCCATGGCTGCTTTTCGGAGTAGGGCTATTATTCTTTTTCGGTTTGGGTAGAATTTTCCGTTGGGAGACTTCTACGATCGTATGCCTTTGTCTCTGTGCGGGTCTGGGTAATACCTCCTTTTTGGGAATTCCTCTAATAGAATCCTACTACTCGAAAGAGGGACTCTCCAGCGTGCTCATCATAGATCAACTCGGCACATTTCTGGTACTCGCCATTCCCGGAACCTATCTAGGAACTCGTATCATGCATCTAAGGGGAGAAAAACGCATCTCTCTATGGCGGGCGCTTTTTAGTTTTCCTCCATTTCTAGCACTGCTCTTTTCTATCGCGAGCCGTCCGATTCCGGTTCCTTTAGAAGTGGAGAATGCCATATCTCGAATCGGGGATACACTAATTCCTCTTGCCCTTTTTTCCGTCGGATACCAACTTCCCGGTACCATTAACGTCAATTCCGACAAGGCAAATGCCGAAAATTCCAAAGAAGATTTTCGGGCTCCACTTTGGTTCGCTCTTGCGTTCAAGTTACTCTTAGGGCCGATTTTGGTTTGGCTAGGTTATGGAATTTTCTTCCGGCATTTCGGACAAACGATACACTCAGAGTCCGGAAATCTTCTGAGAGATTTTAAGATACTCATCATGGAAGCCGGAATGGCGCCGATGATTACGGGTAGTCTACTTGCGGCAGAATGGGGACTTTCCCCTAGGTTGGCGATTTCCTTACTCGGAATAGGAATACCGCTTTCTTTTCTGACGACTATGGGATTGTATTGCCTCCTGGAGAATTGGGCTTGGACTGGAACGATCTTTTTCGGGCAGTAA
- a CDS encoding SDR family NAD(P)-dependent oxidoreductase, which translates to MNSFFQDKVFLVTGASSGIGRALSSELEKKGAIVGVIARRKEALKELKSKAIRPENILVFPTDISSESELKKSVEEFRKKVKRLDGVIHSAGVSMRALAGEAELKVFRALMDTNYFPLVLLYKLLEADLCQCDGHFVAISSVQGKFATQFRSGYAASKHAIQAFMDSVRLENAKTGLHIMTVSPGFVKTEISVKALSGDGTPHGIMDEGQRNGILPEKVAKMILKGMENRKRELVPSRLKEKFALFLNRFFPRTLDKILLKTRVT; encoded by the coding sequence ATGAATTCATTTTTCCAAGATAAGGTCTTTTTAGTCACCGGTGCCAGTTCGGGGATAGGCAGGGCGCTTTCTTCCGAATTGGAAAAAAAAGGAGCTATTGTCGGAGTGATCGCAAGAAGAAAGGAAGCTCTCAAGGAGTTAAAATCGAAAGCGATTCGTCCGGAAAATATTCTCGTATTTCCTACGGATATCAGTTCGGAATCCGAACTAAAAAAGAGCGTGGAGGAATTTCGCAAAAAGGTGAAACGACTCGACGGAGTCATTCATAGCGCCGGGGTTTCGATGAGAGCACTTGCGGGAGAGGCGGAGTTGAAAGTATTTCGTGCGCTTATGGATACGAATTATTTTCCTCTGGTCCTTCTTTATAAATTATTGGAAGCGGATCTTTGCCAATGCGACGGACATTTCGTGGCGATTTCCTCCGTCCAGGGAAAGTTTGCGACTCAGTTCCGTTCCGGATATGCGGCAAGTAAACATGCGATCCAAGCTTTTATGGACAGCGTAAGATTGGAGAATGCCAAGACAGGCCTGCATATTATGACGGTCTCTCCCGGATTCGTGAAAACCGAGATCTCGGTCAAAGCGTTGTCGGGAGATGGGACACCTCATGGAATTATGGACGAGGGACAACGAAACGGGATTCTTCCCGAAAAAGTCGCCAAGATGATTCTAAAAGGAATGGAAAATCGGAAAAGAGAATTGGTCCCTTCTCGTTTAAAGGAGAAGTTCGCTTTGTTTCTGAACAGATTTTTTCCGAGGACTTTGGATAAGATTTTACTAAAGACTCGAGTGACCTGA
- a CDS encoding cation diffusion facilitator family transporter, with amino-acid sequence MISGFSHSKVLAGGVSVFVAFFLAGLKLSFGFSLGSVALLASGLDSALDFLSSSVNLYVLYISSRPADSNHRYGHGKAEALGGLFQSVAILGSVLWLLYKTIVSTANRESFLPEATSMIIMSVSLIVTGALVLFQRTVIRKTHSLLIEADSLHYLSDLLGNLMILVSFGLAYFTGWTWLDPLAGVFVCAYLAIGCIRIFKGSLDVLMDRDFSDDYRDVLLQILEKRSAEIIGYHNLRARSAGERKFLEVHLELPKSYTLEQTHFILEEVMDELKQEFPYTEVLIHPDPVDNEGDRNILLDKESPQFY; translated from the coding sequence ATGATTTCCGGCTTCTCCCATTCGAAGGTACTTGCGGGAGGAGTTTCCGTATTTGTGGCCTTCTTCTTGGCCGGCTTGAAATTATCTTTCGGATTTTCTTTGGGCTCCGTGGCTCTTCTCGCCTCCGGACTCGATTCCGCTCTGGATTTCTTAAGTTCTTCCGTAAACCTATATGTTTTATATATTTCGAGTCGCCCTGCGGATTCGAATCATCGTTATGGCCACGGGAAAGCGGAGGCTTTAGGAGGGCTCTTTCAGTCAGTTGCTATTTTAGGTTCCGTTCTCTGGCTGTTATATAAGACAATCGTTTCTACTGCGAATCGAGAGTCTTTCCTGCCCGAAGCTACCAGTATGATCATCATGTCCGTTTCTTTGATCGTTACGGGCGCTCTCGTTTTATTCCAAAGAACAGTGATTCGCAAGACTCACTCCTTACTGATAGAGGCGGACAGTCTCCATTATCTTTCGGACCTTTTGGGAAATCTTATGATTCTGGTTTCTTTCGGTTTGGCGTATTTTACCGGATGGACTTGGTTGGATCCTCTTGCAGGAGTCTTCGTGTGCGCTTACCTGGCGATCGGATGTATCCGTATTTTTAAAGGTAGTCTGGATGTGCTGATGGACCGGGATTTTTCGGACGATTACAGAGACGTTCTTCTGCAAATCTTGGAAAAAAGATCCGCCGAAATTATAGGTTATCATAATCTAAGAGCGAGGTCCGCCGGAGAAAGAAAATTTTTGGAAGTCCATTTGGAACTTCCTAAGAGTTATACTTTGGAACAGACTCATTTCATTCTCGAAGAAGTCATGGATGAATTAAAACAGGAATTTCCTTATACGGAAGTTCTGATCCATCCCGATCCGGTGGATAACGAAGGGGATCGAAATATTCTTCTGGATAAAGAAAGCCCGCAATTCTATTAA